The window gaaaatattgATGTAATAGttgaaaacttaatttttttgaaTAAGAAAATTACATTATATTATATTCAATAAAGTTCTAAACTCGATTTAATTCGTTCTGTAGAAATAGTTTATTGGCCTGAGATTCTCTTTTGAGTGGTTCATACTGTTCTATTATTTCTTTCCGTCATATTTTTATTAGCAAATTGGTTGCAAACCTACAATTGAAATTGAAAAAGAACATCTGGTTGGAAATGCTTGAAAAATAATGAATCTTGTCTGAATTAGGATCTAAAGGGCCTTTGGCATAGATTCTTGGCTTGGATCGAGCATTTAGAAAATTGTATATGTTCCCATTTTTGCAAAATAAGAgaatagaaacaaaaaaaaatcaatttttgaagaAAACGTTGAATGAAATATTATAAACGAATTTGAACTTTTGACAGTTGTTAAAGGGTGTTAAATAATTTACGATGTttaaatgttacaccccgtaagagtctgtgctattttaattaagacaagaaagaatgagttaagaaagttcaaggaaagttaatcgagttagtaagaatatcgttatatatatgccttaagtatcccgaggtgacatcgtaacctaaaggatttgaaatcgcgttatgagcgtatatgaggtaatgtgagtgcccttttaaagtatttgagattattagtaatgatatagaagatggataaaagatatgaatatatttttgcgattggagtttcgtcgaagcttcgtaagttctccagttacgtttaaggttattgtgattctccggacccttcgagatgtgtatggattgttatgtatgtatatgagtatgtatatgtatgtataagaggttacacgagggtcggaagaggattagaagttaaacgaatctgaacgaaatgaatccgaacaacttcagaaaaatctcggaccagatttttagcccatattgttggaggcatatctcctagtatatgaggagttttaaggtgtttcaaaatcctaaaattaagttcatcgagtctagtttccaacgcaacaaacctctagtcaaaatgatatttggataaggaaatatggccGATGCAATTTGGgttggcagggcagcaagtttggacccgacccaaacactaatgtttcggcccatgaggcccattaacgttaatatatatagcaaattcacttgagggctgatcattttcagctaagatcctccaaaaacattagagagagagagagagagagctcctaggctaaggaagccattttgatcaaaatccgagctccgaatcccgaagctcatgaagagaaaaacgttgtacgttgcgttgccttcaatttgagataaatattggtcttgggggatgaaattttcgtggtggagcttctgataaggtatttataaaattccttttatgttattaaagtgtttatttagagttttaacgaattagaacggagaaaacagcattataaactcgtttgttgttttgttgaaatttatgggcgaggggctgttttaattgaaattgatggactgatttgaattaatattttggttgttgtaatcatggatatgtgaggagagtgaaggaatttaatggttagagttggagttaaattgttgtgggttgttgtaaggattatagagataataatgtggttttattgcacatgagtagatgatgtggtgtcgagtggctgctgttgtattttcctgaaattttctgaaaatattgcatgaaataaggtataagaagtgcatatgggctgcttggtatattgtaagtgttcgttagaatttcgggcatcgttatgttatagttgggggctgttttgatatgttgttgttcttgttgaaattgtgtgggctgatttgagacttattgtgcgtttgatgtaattcgtatatttgtgaaaatgatatCGTTATATGGTGGATTATTGATACGAATCATGAATTGAAATTGCGAAATGTGGATGGGGGCTGCTCTCGGTTTCTAAGGGTTGTTTTCGGCCACATTGGAGCCAattattggattgttggaaaaattatgtaaactgtttagaatgttcttgaatgttgttagtatgggtttaggttagtatttgaatgtataagcgttgatgttggcttgaaggtaagccattGATTTggatatttggaaagttgtgaatgatgaaaaagagagttactattgcTATATTgtctttcgaattggttatcgatgttgctaggttggttattgttgttgttgttgttgatttttgacgagttaaattctcgggttggcctatttacaggggaaatgctgccgaattttctgtagaatttaatgttagtttggaatgaatggcttaagtgtcTATGTTTAATATTgaatattcgttggcatatttgtagaccttggggagcccgaggcgtagattgggatttactttagattggctatcttggagtgcgtacgaggtatgtaaagcgcaacccttctttcttttggcatgccttagttttcaataggctacattacgagcctcgaggaaattctaaattcgaaatccgagtatgttatgatccttatatatattccttggcactcttatgtatgatttgatgaaatatgaaccattatgtctttgaaataatcgctttccgaactttgcataaaaaaaagtttcactttaaagaatttcgtaatttgtgaacgccatatctttcaccgaaaggctcagattgcttcaatatttttgtagaagtttatatggcatataatgagtatattttccataggcgggcccgattcgggtcaatacccgtccgtgggtcccgcgactttcctttatgtaattcggacgacttttgaaagaatttggtatgattatcatttcgaatttcaagtatggtcatttacttatatttgagtctatgataatgattttatgcatatggttactcatgactctgctcgtgcgttctgttatatctttcgccggttcccgggccggttttgttatcgtgcgcactttgatatactccggtgttatgctgtgtttatggttctccgagctactcgctaatgagggtcgggttccacttatatttggtgttatgatgtgtatggcgttatgctatgttgtgatatgtgacggggatacggagatttgaaactttctggtgttatgctgtgttatggcgccatcgacgggtgggcgaccatattcttctgtaccctatgcattacttacatatttttgaaagtaagcaaattttgattatgttggatttgcacttatgtttggtacttccatttcgtttatgtctcagatttgctttctgtatattctgctttgcatactcagtacatatttcgtactgaccccctttcttcggggggctgcgtttcatgcccgcaggtacagacgcacagtttggtgatctacccatttaggacaccctcttctgctgtttggagtgctcttctcatttcagagcacacattttggtatatattcgttcgctatgtatatatgtatttgttcaggggcacggcggggccctgtcccgccatatgattcggtttgtctgtttagaggtctgtagacgtatttgtgggtgtgtgtgcctacttctgtatggatgtgtttgcatgactctattcgttatggcagcctcgtcggcgtgcattttgtatatgtttgtggcagccttgtcggcgtgcaattgtatatgcgttttgggccgttgtgccatttgacagccttgtcggcttttgacatatttgatagccttgccggcttttcgttatatatatatatatatgtccgcacaccgttgcgttgaaatgtgtttcaaacagtttgatatagtttgagacggcatatagtatttgtggctgtatatgctatctgtatgtattcgatttggataagtgtgttacgatttggtatgtttgtctgtctgggtgtccaagtagggcaccagtcgcggcccacggggctgggtcgtgacaaaataaaaagagtgtcatataaataAGAGGGTATTTGCATATAGAGAGAAACTTTATCCCATGCTAATGTGCATTCCCTGTGATTTCCAAATCAATTAATCAAAAAGAATATTTCTCATTCTATGTGCATTAGTTCTCTCTCTCCTATAGTTTACAATAATATAGCTAACAAACTTACCGTTCTTTTGTTAAAAAGAATATTTCTCATTCTATGTGCATTAGTTCTGTCTCTCCTATAGTTTACAATAATATAGCTAACAAACTTACCGTTCTTTTCTTGGTTTTCAAGATTATTTTTTTTAGTTGCCAACAACAAAAGCTAGAAACAAGAGAAGCATGCCTGAACAtgccaccaaaaaaaaaaaaagagacttcAAAAGGAAAAATAAACTTAAAAGACTTAATTTTTCATCCGGTGGAGCGATAGAAAATGTATGCATTGCCGCCTCAATATCCGTCGGAGTGTAGCCAGTATGGGGCTGAGCTACAGAGGTTGCGTAGGCCTGTTGAGGTTTGGGCCCAAGAATACCGGGCTGCATTGCTGGATGTTGTTGTTGCATTGGAGCAGTCGGATAGGGGCATGGTGGGGCAGCCCATTGTTGCGGCCACTGTCCATACGGGGTATGGGACGAGGACGTGACGCCGCTGCCACTGGCTGTTACCGCCAGTCTGCCACTGGTTGGTGCCGCGGCCACTGTTCTGGCCACCCCCACCGCGGCCAGTGTTGCGGTTTTGCCCATTGTTCTTCCtataattattttcttcttattctTGGTGTTATTATTTCTGCCATGATTAGAATTTGAAGAATAATTATGCTGATGATTGGAGTTAACATGGTCCATGTTACCTGGTTGGGCACCACCAGTAGAGGCAATAAAAGTAGCGGTCCCGCCGGCTTCTTTGGAGAGGCGGTTTTTGAGAGTACGTTCCGCCAATTTTATTCGGGATTGAACGTTTTCAAATGGTGGTAATGGGTCTTGATTTTGGACAAAATCCACCGTACCAGAATAGGCCTGTGGAAGACCACCAATAAGCCACAAGACAAGGCGACTATTTGCCACCGGAGCATCTACATCCGCCAGCTTGTCCGCCAAGGTTTTCACGTGGTTGCAATACGCATCCGCACTTGAAATTTTTTCGAGAGAGACAGCAGCAAGTTCCTCCTCGAGATGGGTTGCCCTAGAACCCTTGTTATCTTTAAAGATGGTCTCCAACCTCTGCCAAGATTTCGCCACGGTGTCATCCTTCACCAATATGGCTTGAAGTAATTCAGGAGAGATCGTACCATATATCCACTGTAGGACTGCCGCATCAAGAAGATCATAGAGTTCTGGATCAGCTACCCGTAAGGCATCAATTTTGGCCTTAGCCGCGACTTCCGTAGGAGGGATAATGTGATGCATTAGGTTGTGCACCCGGGCTTGCACCTTAAACAACGCCACCCATGAATGATATGGACCATTTTCAATGTCCAATGTGAAGGGAACGAGAGATTTGACATTGGTTATTGAGAGGGCAGAGTGAAACTTTGCGCCTGTGTCAGACATGGTGGCTTCGAAGAAGAAGAGAGGAAGAATAAGGGAGGTAGAAGGTGAACGAAGGGAAGAGAAGAGAGGCGGCGGCTAAGTTGGGTTGGAGAATTAAaccctagtctgataccatgtaggaaatcaattccTTGATTATACTGTGatcaatatatacaaaagaattaCCTTATTCTAGGAGACATTCTAGATTCTAGGAGATATTCTAACTGTACataatattctaggagatattctagctgtacataataaTGGCTAATTACAACGATTATCATTTTCATTGTTAAGAGATTGCAATTTTCATCAGCCAACTTGGGTAACTTTGGGTGGATACTTGAATGTTCAAAAGTACTTTGTTATGGTAGTaacgttgtttttttttttttttttttttttttttaccatatgGACAAAAATATAAGGTCAAATAGTTTTCCATTTTACACATGAAAAAAGAAGATAAATTTCACATAAAATACATGCCTCTCACATTAGGGTTAATGACATTTTTGGTCCCTGGATTATTAGTAAAACTTGATTTTAGTCCCTATAATGTTTGACTAATTAAACCTTCAAATAATTGAGTTGTGCacttttgatctctttgtttgtgaatattcacaaatGTACTATAATTACTAATTATTCGATCCACCACTTAATTACCTCATGTGGTATGTTAAGTTTGTATTATTACACCACATTCAACGATAATATAATCATATATGTACATAGTCAAATATACCATATTCTCTACATCGAGGGACCAAAAAAagcccatattttaattaatCTATATCATATTATATATAGTAAAAGTGGAAGCTCCTACCTTCAAAATTGGATTACCGTTTTTCTCAACTGTAAATTAAAATGTAATAAAATATAAAGCATCTAATATGATTAATATTATATAGTAATATTATCTTGACATAAAGGCTCAATCACGTTCAGTAACATTAAGTTATTTCT is drawn from Lycium barbarum isolate Lr01 chromosome 8, ASM1917538v2, whole genome shotgun sequence and contains these coding sequences:
- the LOC132608141 gene encoding uncharacterized protein LOC132608141; its protein translation is MSDTGAKFHSALSITNVKSLVPFTLDIENGPYHSWVALFKVQARVHNLMHHIIPPTEVAAKAKIDALRVADPELYDLLDAAVLQWIYGTISPELLQAILVKDDTVAKSWQRLETIFKDNKGSRATHLEEELAAVSLEKISSADAYCNHVKTLADKLADVDAPVANSRLVLWLIGGLPQAYSGTVDFVQNQDPLPPFENVQSRIKLAERTLKNRLSKEAGGTATFIASTGGAQPGNMDHVNSNHQHNYSSNSNHGRNNNTKNKKKIIIGRTMGKTATLAAVGVARTVAAAPTSGRLAVTASGSGVTSSSHTPYGQWPQQWAAPPCPYPTAPMQQQHPAMQPGNAH